In the genome of Croceimicrobium hydrocarbonivorans, one region contains:
- a CDS encoding DUF6624 domain-containing protein: protein MKRRMRNEALKAWAILFLVGGLNLDLRAQDIAVSSSASSAQSEAGQDTNTFSAYLLSARSDAEKGSLEEAFQQLEKAIDKGAGRDLVYYDPAFKELKAKYASELDVLLQRQYQQQYPTAGKAEIGYKIWSWYLDEEQELLPLKSMDQPPTASQMELIREHREERRDALLDLIEQMGWPRNSEVGEKAGEACFFLIQHSPPKILKKCLPLFIEVAMAGEADKAKAALMVDRFLVNKEGLQIFGTQAGRSANSGEGLSQQKLTLYPIADESNLAQRRKVLGLPAIEEYCKQLKVDYVPIEERPDYEPIKLKEKWRKKGYLLGT, encoded by the coding sequence ATGAAGAGAAGGATGAGAAATGAGGCGCTTAAAGCCTGGGCAATACTGTTCTTAGTCGGTGGACTAAACCTTGACCTAAGAGCACAAGATATTGCGGTTTCGAGCTCGGCTTCATCAGCTCAATCAGAGGCAGGGCAGGATACCAATACCTTTTCAGCTTATTTGCTTTCTGCGCGGTCCGATGCGGAAAAAGGCTCCTTGGAAGAGGCATTTCAGCAATTGGAAAAAGCGATAGATAAGGGCGCGGGTCGGGATCTGGTTTATTATGATCCTGCCTTTAAGGAGCTTAAGGCCAAATACGCTTCGGAATTGGATGTATTGCTACAGAGGCAATATCAGCAGCAATACCCTACCGCAGGCAAAGCCGAGATAGGCTATAAGATATGGTCATGGTATTTGGATGAAGAGCAGGAATTATTGCCATTAAAATCCATGGATCAGCCGCCCACTGCCTCGCAGATGGAACTGATCCGCGAACATCGGGAAGAACGTAGGGATGCTTTGTTGGACCTAATCGAACAAATGGGCTGGCCGCGAAATTCTGAGGTAGGCGAAAAGGCTGGAGAGGCCTGCTTCTTTTTAATCCAACACAGTCCTCCCAAGATTTTAAAGAAGTGCTTGCCACTTTTTATTGAGGTTGCTATGGCTGGTGAAGCGGATAAGGCCAAGGCCGCACTTATGGTAGATCGCTTCTTAGTAAATAAAGAGGGGCTGCAAATCTTTGGTACACAAGCAGGGCGATCGGCCAATTCGGGCGAAGGTCTATCTCAGCAGAAGCTCACTTTATATCCCATTGCCGATGAATCAAATTTGGCCCAAAGAAGAAAGGTATTAGGCCTTCCCGCAATTGAAGAATATTGCAAGCAATTAAAGGTGGACTATGTCCCTATCGAAGAACGCCCGGACTATGAGCCCATTAAGCTCAAGGAAAAGTGGCGCAAAAAAGGGTATTTATTGGGAACATAG
- a CDS encoding HlyD family secretion protein, with product MEEVKDQIQKEKKSSLEEQALRSFVVNDIINKPPHWLLRWGVTSVFIVIILVLLASWFVRYPDIISGMATVKAENPVVLKSSLVNGRLNKLFVVDGQKVQKGDALLSFENPMSADEYSYLQSFLIQFDSISNKSDLAQNLILDIDTNRNFGLLQASFNRLSSAYLAIQELNSRSIDSMRLLNLKEQISNYENLVSIAETQVRIARNELRNAEQKHKADKKLFKEGVYSKVDFMDMESAYRGKLSALENAKQTKGQYKVTTADYKRQLSELEYELQKERRELLIELNQALATLKSEMTNWEQSNIILANTDGTINYLVDLFEGRTVLAGEPLLAIIPEDQQYYVSAFIPPSNYGKVQIGQEANLKLDNYNWQEFGILKGKVKTVSELPTEEGYRVVVEVLNYPEVKAAHKLELRPEMNGMLEIKTNDLRLIERFFHNLKKIFERKPIKKDEEKDEK from the coding sequence GTGGAAGAAGTAAAAGATCAAATCCAGAAGGAGAAAAAAAGCTCGCTAGAGGAGCAAGCCCTGCGCTCTTTTGTGGTAAATGATATTATAAATAAGCCGCCACATTGGTTGTTAAGGTGGGGGGTAACTTCCGTTTTTATCGTTATAATTCTTGTTTTACTGGCCTCATGGTTTGTTCGTTATCCGGATATAATTTCGGGCATGGCCACGGTAAAAGCTGAAAACCCGGTGGTGCTGAAATCCAGTTTGGTGAATGGTCGATTAAACAAGCTTTTTGTGGTGGATGGCCAAAAGGTTCAAAAGGGTGATGCTCTGCTATCTTTTGAGAATCCGATGTCGGCCGATGAATATTCTTACTTACAATCTTTCTTGATTCAATTTGACTCGATATCTAATAAGTCGGACTTGGCCCAAAACCTAATTCTGGATATTGATACCAATCGAAATTTTGGTCTTTTGCAAGCCAGCTTCAATCGACTAAGTTCTGCTTATTTGGCCATCCAGGAATTAAATAGTCGTAGCATAGATAGTATGCGTTTGCTGAATTTAAAGGAGCAGATCAGCAATTACGAAAACCTGGTGTCTATTGCCGAAACTCAGGTTAGAATTGCCAGGAACGAATTGCGAAATGCAGAGCAAAAGCATAAGGCCGACAAAAAGCTATTTAAAGAAGGAGTTTACTCGAAAGTAGATTTCATGGATATGGAAAGCGCCTATCGAGGCAAGCTTTCGGCCTTGGAAAATGCAAAACAAACTAAAGGTCAGTATAAGGTTACTACCGCGGATTATAAACGGCAATTATCGGAATTGGAATATGAGCTGCAAAAGGAGCGTCGAGAGCTTCTGATCGAGTTAAATCAGGCCCTAGCTACCCTGAAAAGTGAAATGACCAATTGGGAGCAATCGAATATTATCCTGGCAAATACCGATGGAACTATTAATTATTTGGTCGATCTCTTCGAAGGACGAACCGTTTTAGCAGGAGAGCCTCTCTTGGCGATCATCCCCGAAGATCAACAGTACTATGTTTCTGCCTTTATTCCTCCTTCGAATTATGGTAAGGTGCAAATAGGGCAGGAGGCGAATCTTAAATTAGACAATTACAATTGGCAAGAATTTGGGATACTAAAAGGCAAGGTCAAGACCGTGAGTGAGCTGCCTACAGAAGAGGGTTATCGAGTGGTGGTTGAGGTACTCAATTATCCTGAAGTAAAGGCGGCTCATAAGCTCGAGCTAAGGCCGGAAATGAATGGCATGCTGGAGATAAAAACCAATGATTTGAGATTGATCGAGCGCTTTTTCCACAATCTTAAAAAGATCTTTGAACGTAAACCCATTAAGAAAGATGAAGAGAAGGATGAGAAATGA
- a CDS encoding peptidase domain-containing ABC transporter, whose protein sequence is MAKGLNPIRQRDEKDCGPACLAMISEYYGKAMPLQKLIKLCKTTRMGSSLLGLSEAAEKIGLRSLGVKITLQKLQEEAPFPAILHWNRNHFVVLHKISGKDGDLVFHIADPAHGLIKVNREDFTAAWQQSGSTTEPEGIALLVEPKAEFYQDQTDPDNLEADKRGFAFLFRYLRPYRKLVVQLFLSLLTVSLLQLFFPFLTQSIVDVGVQNQNIQFIYLILIAQLMLFLGRTSVELIRGWILLHISQRINIALISDFFIKLMKLPINYFDVKMTGDLMQRIGDHKRIEQFLTGTSLNTVFSVFTFVIFSGVLAWYNWWIAGVFLLGSALYAGWILLFLKRRRDLDFQQFGKLSENQSVIMELINGMQEIKLHNAERQKRWKWENLQASLYKISIKNLSLQQTQSSGSALINELKNIVMTFLSAMLVIRGEISLGMMLAISYIIGQLNAPLNQLVLFIQQLQDARISLDRLSEIHAKEDEGHDLKDMAVHLNGSIDDLKLEQVSFRYTGAGNALVLKDISVTIPAKKTTAIVGTSGSGKTTLMKLLLKFYEPENGKIRVGALALSTIEPSHWRDKVGSVMQEGFIFSDTIAGNIAVGVDYPDTARLLHSIKVANIESLIEQLPSGLNTVIGAEGLGLSTGQKQRILIARAVYKNPDYLFFDEATSSLDANNEKVIIENLNHFFEGRTAVIIAHRLSTVKNADQILVLDEGRIVESGTHEELSAKRGHYYELVKNQLELGV, encoded by the coding sequence ATGGCAAAAGGCCTAAATCCAATCAGGCAAAGGGATGAAAAGGATTGTGGCCCGGCGTGTCTGGCCATGATTAGTGAATACTATGGCAAAGCAATGCCCCTGCAAAAGTTGATCAAACTTTGCAAGACTACCCGTATGGGGTCCTCTTTATTGGGCTTAAGTGAAGCGGCCGAAAAAATAGGCCTGCGCTCCCTGGGAGTGAAAATCACCTTGCAAAAATTGCAGGAAGAAGCTCCCTTTCCAGCAATCCTGCATTGGAACAGAAACCACTTTGTGGTACTGCATAAAATTAGTGGTAAAGATGGGGACTTGGTCTTTCATATTGCGGATCCCGCCCACGGTTTAATTAAAGTAAATAGAGAGGATTTTACCGCAGCCTGGCAGCAATCTGGCAGTACTACCGAGCCAGAGGGGATAGCGCTTTTAGTGGAGCCCAAAGCCGAGTTTTATCAGGATCAAACGGATCCCGATAATTTGGAAGCTGATAAGCGGGGCTTTGCTTTCTTATTTCGCTATTTGCGACCCTACCGGAAATTGGTGGTTCAGCTCTTCCTGAGCCTTCTAACCGTTTCCTTATTGCAGCTTTTCTTCCCTTTTCTTACTCAAAGTATTGTAGACGTTGGGGTTCAAAATCAGAATATCCAATTCATCTATCTTATTCTAATTGCTCAGTTAATGCTTTTCCTGGGCCGTACCTCAGTAGAATTAATAAGGGGTTGGATTCTATTACATATCAGTCAACGTATCAATATCGCCCTCATTTCCGACTTTTTCATCAAACTCATGAAGCTGCCCATCAATTACTTTGATGTAAAGATGACCGGTGATCTGATGCAGCGAATAGGCGATCATAAACGCATAGAGCAATTCCTTACTGGCACCTCCCTAAATACTGTGTTTTCCGTATTCACCTTTGTCATCTTTAGCGGGGTTTTGGCTTGGTATAACTGGTGGATTGCCGGAGTCTTTTTATTAGGTAGCGCCTTATACGCGGGCTGGATTTTACTCTTCCTTAAACGCAGGAGAGACCTCGATTTTCAACAGTTCGGGAAGCTAAGTGAAAACCAAAGTGTAATCATGGAGCTGATTAATGGCATGCAGGAAATTAAGCTGCATAATGCTGAGCGTCAGAAAAGATGGAAATGGGAGAATTTACAAGCCTCTTTGTACAAAATCAGCATCAAAAACCTATCCCTTCAACAAACACAAAGCAGTGGCTCTGCACTAATCAATGAGTTGAAGAATATCGTGATGACCTTCCTATCGGCCATGTTGGTAATTCGCGGAGAAATAAGCCTGGGGATGATGCTGGCCATCAGCTATATCATTGGTCAGCTGAATGCCCCTCTAAACCAATTGGTGCTATTTATCCAGCAATTACAAGATGCACGAATTTCTCTCGATCGCCTTAGTGAGATTCACGCTAAGGAAGATGAGGGACATGACTTAAAGGATATGGCCGTGCATCTCAATGGCAGCATTGATGATTTAAAACTGGAGCAAGTTTCCTTTCGCTATACCGGAGCGGGAAATGCTTTGGTGCTTAAGGATATTTCAGTCACTATTCCGGCGAAGAAAACAACGGCTATTGTGGGAACCAGCGGCAGTGGAAAAACCACGCTGATGAAGCTCCTGCTTAAATTCTATGAGCCCGAAAACGGGAAGATCAGAGTCGGTGCTTTAGCCCTTTCAACCATAGAGCCTTCGCATTGGCGGGATAAGGTAGGATCAGTAATGCAAGAGGGCTTTATCTTTTCGGATACCATTGCCGGGAATATCGCGGTGGGAGTGGATTATCCGGATACCGCCAGACTTCTGCATTCGATTAAAGTGGCCAATATTGAATCCCTGATAGAGCAGCTTCCCAGCGGCTTAAACACCGTAATCGGAGCGGAAGGCTTGGGTTTAAGTACGGGGCAAAAACAGCGAATTCTAATTGCAAGGGCGGTTTATAAAAATCCGGATTATCTCTTTTTTGATGAGGCTACCTCTTCCTTGGATGCCAACAATGAAAAGGTGATTATTGAGAATTTGAATCATTTCTTCGAAGGAAGAACGGCGGTAATCATTGCCCATAGATTGAGTACCGTAAAAAATGCAGATCAGATTTTAGTCCTGGATGAAGGACGTATCGTAGAATCGGGTACTCATGAAGAGCTCAGTGCCAAGCGTGGACATTATTATGAATTGGTGAAGAACCAACTTGAATTAGGGGTATAG
- the gwsS gene encoding grasp-with-spasm system SPASM domain peptide maturase, with amino-acid sequence MSVARFKRFAHVFPVKGYNRAILYDLGRKAHFIIPNSFIGFLEFCESKSKEEIEESLQPKGIYPLEYFQFMMEKEFGFWTETPDFFPPLNLDWQSPSHITNLIWDVEGEQLSTLVDWVKELNVKALHLRFSEGNLRSELRKTIQAFEGSPLRSLEVAFPFSEVIDLPFLKDLLYDNPRISMFIAHDAPADGVDYLDERKAHFYIQTRSPLFYDPNRCLVNRYSFQVDSELFIEAQSHHSYFNRKLYINTKGELRNAPECTTVFGNLNDIKNPKEILTLAGMGSLDQVAKSKTDICKDCEFRYMCVDNRLPKDRGNQQWYHSSPCNYNPYISKWNDEPGFLSLEECEVKSNGQGFSMDEDKISALNQRIWQKA; translated from the coding sequence ATGAGTGTCGCTCGTTTTAAACGCTTTGCGCATGTCTTTCCGGTAAAGGGCTACAATCGAGCGATATTGTACGATTTAGGGCGCAAAGCTCATTTTATAATCCCCAATAGTTTTATTGGCTTTTTGGAATTTTGCGAGTCGAAATCCAAAGAGGAAATCGAGGAATCTCTTCAACCTAAAGGGATTTACCCCCTTGAGTATTTTCAGTTTATGATGGAGAAGGAGTTTGGTTTTTGGACAGAAACCCCAGACTTCTTTCCGCCCCTCAATCTGGATTGGCAGTCACCCAGCCATATCACTAATTTAATTTGGGATGTTGAGGGAGAACAACTTTCCACGCTTGTAGATTGGGTAAAGGAGCTTAATGTTAAAGCTTTGCATCTCCGTTTTTCGGAGGGAAATCTAAGATCCGAATTGAGAAAAACCATTCAGGCATTTGAAGGCTCCCCACTAAGGTCTCTGGAAGTGGCCTTTCCTTTTTCAGAAGTCATTGATCTGCCCTTTTTGAAGGATTTACTCTATGATAATCCTCGGATATCCATGTTTATAGCGCATGATGCGCCGGCCGATGGCGTGGATTATTTAGATGAGCGCAAAGCCCATTTTTACATCCAAACTCGAAGCCCCTTATTCTACGATCCTAATCGCTGTTTGGTCAATCGCTACAGCTTTCAAGTGGACTCCGAATTGTTCATTGAAGCTCAATCTCATCATAGCTATTTTAATCGCAAGCTATATATCAATACCAAAGGAGAGCTGAGAAATGCTCCTGAATGCACCACAGTGTTTGGCAATCTGAATGACATTAAAAATCCGAAGGAAATTTTGACTCTAGCGGGGATGGGTTCTCTGGATCAGGTGGCAAAATCGAAAACTGACATTTGCAAAGACTGTGAGTTCAGATACATGTGTGTAGACAATCGACTGCCCAAAGATCGAGGCAATCAACAATGGTATCATAGCAGTCCCTGCAATTACAATCCTTATATCAGTAAATGGAATGATGAACCTGGCTTCTTGTCATTGGAGGAATGTGAGGTGAAATCAAATGGGCAGGGGTTCAGTATGGATGAGGATAAAATTTCAGCCCTAAATCAGCGTATATGGCAAAAGGCCTAA
- a CDS encoding ATP-grasp domain-containing protein, whose amino-acid sequence MVTIYSRRDEGSVDRVLDWLHFSDIPFKRVFPESIALTGEAVISRTYNIESQSRAGERKDTYWLRNWSKARFEPNPDLPGLEKNLEGDLMAIYDLEALRSQIPSLYRAVEKPRQLYYAVQHGLQIPESLISNNRKDVQAFIEKEGSVITKPLAFPYTYYDPEGKQKPRLSYTRAISLEEVEKLPEVFHFGLFQKMVEKQYEIRTFYLNGKCWSMAIFSQSSEQTKVDFRNYNLKNRNRSIPFQLPKEMENRIRSFMKACDLNWGSLDFAVDPNNNFIFFEVNPQGQFGMVSNPCNYHLEKELAEFIAANNLY is encoded by the coding sequence ATGGTTACAATATATTCAAGGAGAGATGAAGGAAGTGTAGATCGCGTATTAGACTGGCTGCACTTTTCTGATATACCATTTAAAAGAGTGTTTCCGGAAAGCATAGCGCTAACAGGCGAGGCAGTGATTTCCAGAACCTACAACATTGAGAGCCAAAGCAGAGCCGGAGAGCGAAAAGATACCTATTGGTTGCGCAATTGGTCTAAAGCCAGGTTTGAACCCAATCCCGACTTGCCAGGTCTTGAGAAAAATCTCGAGGGAGATCTCATGGCGATTTATGATTTGGAGGCCCTGCGAAGTCAAATTCCAAGTCTGTATAGAGCGGTAGAAAAGCCACGTCAGTTATACTACGCTGTTCAACATGGCCTGCAGATTCCAGAAAGTCTGATTAGCAATAATCGAAAGGATGTACAGGCATTTATAGAGAAAGAGGGTTCGGTGATTACCAAGCCCTTGGCATTTCCCTATACCTATTATGATCCCGAGGGAAAGCAGAAGCCCAGACTATCTTATACCCGAGCCATTAGCCTCGAGGAAGTAGAGAAGCTTCCCGAAGTATTTCATTTTGGCCTCTTCCAAAAAATGGTAGAGAAACAATACGAAATCAGGACCTTTTACCTCAATGGGAAATGTTGGTCAATGGCCATATTTAGTCAGTCTTCCGAGCAAACGAAGGTGGACTTTCGAAACTACAATCTTAAAAATCGCAATCGATCGATTCCCTTTCAGCTGCCCAAGGAGATGGAGAATCGAATTAGAAGCTTCATGAAAGCCTGCGATCTCAATTGGGGCTCATTGGATTTTGCGGTCGATCCCAACAACAATTTCATCTTTTTTGAGGTCAATCCTCAAGGGCAATTCGGAATGGTTTCGAATCCCTGTAATTATCATTTAGAAAAGGAACTCGCCGAATTCATTGCTGCCAATAATCTATACTAG
- a CDS encoding carboxypeptidase-like regulatory domain-containing protein — protein MRKFLLLILSLLLLLGIPLELSSQSHSYQAIVLDKSTNESLPYVNVRVYQGDSTFYFSATDVQGRFIIKRGFPIGTQISVSCMGYSTKNFPLVFSEALDTIFLEPDPMYLNEVTVMPIDPQEAEYFETGTYRKSEDIYICRRPGNRSAVLLEPDEDVKQGILWRFGLLISESSKGEHPFRIFFCEVSDASDQRPGKIIAGSEIKALSQDQGGWLYFDLDSLRIPFSSKGLYAVIEWLPEQTPELESFSNLGRRRLEPINHFCLAEHHCKFEDYLGWYQRPGDFEGWRRLKERKDFLVANPIVYANVLVIE, from the coding sequence ATGCGCAAATTCCTTCTTCTTATCCTTTCACTACTTCTGCTCTTAGGAATTCCTTTGGAACTGTCTTCACAGTCCCATTCCTATCAGGCAATTGTATTGGATAAGAGTACCAATGAGAGTTTGCCCTATGTGAATGTGCGCGTTTACCAAGGAGATAGCACTTTTTACTTTAGTGCCACAGATGTTCAAGGGCGTTTCATCATTAAGAGGGGTTTTCCGATCGGGACCCAAATTAGTGTGAGTTGCATGGGCTACAGCACTAAGAATTTTCCCCTGGTATTTTCGGAAGCCCTGGATACCATTTTTCTCGAGCCGGATCCTATGTATCTTAATGAGGTTACCGTGATGCCGATTGATCCTCAAGAAGCTGAATATTTTGAAACCGGAACCTATCGTAAGTCTGAGGACATTTATATATGCAGGAGGCCCGGCAATAGATCGGCTGTTTTGCTGGAGCCCGATGAGGATGTGAAGCAAGGGATTCTCTGGCGCTTCGGATTATTAATCAGCGAAAGCTCGAAAGGAGAGCATCCCTTCCGAATTTTCTTTTGCGAGGTCTCCGATGCTTCAGACCAAAGGCCGGGGAAGATAATTGCCGGATCGGAGATTAAGGCTTTGAGCCAAGATCAAGGGGGATGGCTCTATTTTGATCTAGACTCATTGCGGATTCCCTTTAGTTCCAAAGGGCTTTATGCCGTTATTGAATGGCTACCAGAACAGACTCCGGAGTTGGAGTCCTTTTCGAATCTGGGCCGGCGCCGATTAGAACCCATCAATCATTTTTGTTTGGCAGAGCACCATTGCAAGTTCGAAGACTATTTAGGCTGGTATCAAAGACCCGGTGATTTTGAGGGTTGGCGCAGATTGAAAGAACGCAAAGATTTTTTAGTGGCAAATCCCATAGTATATGCGAATGTCTTAGTAATAGAATAG
- a CDS encoding HTH domain-containing protein, translated as MDYITYQSRLSYIVELLEKEAVVTPVGMSEKYECSTKTINRMIAHLRESGYNIKWCRKRKSYCLSV; from the coding sequence ATGGATTATATAACCTACCAAAGTAGACTGTCGTATATAGTTGAATTACTTGAAAAAGAGGCTGTTGTAACTCCTGTGGGCATGTCGGAAAAGTATGAATGCTCCACAAAAACTATTAACAGAATGATAGCTCATTTGCGTGAGTCGGGCTATAATATAAAATGGTGCCGCAAAAGGAAAAGTTATTGCTTAAGTGTTTAA
- a CDS encoding IS3 family transposase, with amino-acid sequence MKADYAVSTARACKIISLERSGYYYISKRDDKEVEEKLRWYAEHYPARGCPFYTKRIRKEGYAWNKKRIRRVYIKLGMNKRKRKWKRRIPNPDKEVLLQPLAPNLCWSADFMQDRLENGVKMRVLNIIDDYNREALACKVSSSFPSEHVVEQFEQLIEWHGKPFTIRTDNGTEFMAEAFQKFCKRHQIKHLRIQKGKPMQNGFCERFNRTLREDVLNAYLFETKTQMQELINHWMEDYNQNHPHSSLGDMSPREFKQRLIA; translated from the coding sequence ATTAAAGCGGATTACGCTGTCAGTACTGCCAGGGCCTGTAAAATCATTAGCCTTGAGCGCTCTGGATATTACTATATATCCAAGCGAGACGATAAGGAGGTAGAGGAAAAGCTACGCTGGTACGCGGAGCATTATCCTGCGCGTGGCTGCCCATTTTATACCAAGCGTATTCGTAAAGAGGGTTATGCCTGGAACAAGAAACGTATCCGCAGGGTGTACATCAAACTGGGGATGAACAAGCGCAAGAGGAAATGGAAGCGACGTATTCCTAACCCTGACAAAGAGGTGTTGCTGCAGCCTTTAGCTCCTAACCTATGTTGGAGTGCCGACTTCATGCAGGACCGCTTAGAGAATGGTGTGAAAATGCGTGTGCTCAACATTATTGACGACTACAACCGCGAAGCTTTGGCTTGCAAGGTATCCAGCAGTTTCCCTTCCGAACATGTAGTAGAGCAATTTGAGCAGCTAATAGAGTGGCACGGTAAGCCATTTACCATAAGAACTGATAACGGAACAGAGTTTATGGCAGAAGCCTTTCAAAAGTTTTGCAAACGACATCAGATAAAACACTTAAGAATACAGAAAGGAAAACCTATGCAGAATGGCTTTTGTGAACGCTTTAACCGCACCCTGAGAGAAGACGTGCTCAACGCTTATCTCTTTGAAACGAAGACGCAGATGCAAGAGTTAATCAATCATTGGATGGAAGACTACAATCAAAACCATCCGCATTCTTCTCTTGGAGACATGTCTCCAAGAGAATTTAAACAAAGGCTTATTGCCTAA
- a CDS encoding transposase: MKKSRFSESQISQALKEHEAGKKVQDICKELGISANTFYIWRKKYGGMDSAMLRKYKELERENTKLKQMYADLSLDHRILKDVVEKKL, encoded by the coding sequence ATGAAAAAATCAAGATTTAGTGAAAGCCAGATCAGCCAGGCTTTAAAGGAGCATGAGGCTGGTAAGAAAGTACAGGATATCTGCAAGGAGTTAGGTATAAGCGCCAATACTTTTTATATCTGGCGCAAGAAGTACGGGGGCATGGATTCAGCAATGCTACGCAAGTACAAGGAGTTAGAGCGAGAAAACACGAAGCTAAAGCAGATGTATGCGGATTTGAGCTTAGACCACAGGATCCTTAAGGATGTGGTGGAAAAAAAGCTCTAG
- a CDS encoding RHS repeat domain-containing protein gives MASQRIASALSHRDDTTGFVPGIGYEEGNMSLSTDAIIVDIEASLDCLYGEDVDLDWEQILAPVSLGEGILFNGCDGTEAEIENPYLSSLVNDSCACAQSTYWASLSGVNCSAIPTMYFYHPDYLGSVEFVTDMSGDPCQFFLNTIWGGNLQNQMALSTTTFSSRFRFNGKEWDEETGNFYYGARYMDPHISMWLSVDPKAYAFPSVTPYSVMMNNPINMIDPGGDSTYVFGDQAQMLVDDLNKSSDLTITRDEKSGRLSASGEAVTDADKELLASINSDDCNTIIYANDKDDMQTNGKNYAIDGGVFMGGFDEGKNGKPTSIQLVNVTHTRNIESAGGRSSGVSITHELLEAWSGVQRGDLLFLKDVLGTNRQKEFFDRLYTPSHNQAIEWDKVRWEDYDSPQTYKRVIKGKTIDVRTGR, from the coding sequence ATGGCCAGCCAACGCATCGCCTCTGCCTTAAGTCACCGGGATGATACCACTGGTTTCGTGCCAGGCATAGGCTATGAGGAAGGTAATATGAGTTTAAGTACGGATGCGATAATTGTTGATATTGAAGCAAGTTTAGATTGTCTTTACGGAGAGGATGTAGATTTGGATTGGGAGCAGATTTTGGCGCCCGTATCTTTGGGAGAAGGAATTTTATTTAATGGATGTGATGGGACAGAAGCTGAAATTGAGAATCCGTATTTATCCTCGCTTGTTAATGATTCCTGTGCTTGCGCTCAAAGCACTTATTGGGCTTCCTTAAGCGGAGTGAATTGCTCGGCTATACCCACTATGTACTTTTATCATCCAGACTACCTAGGTAGCGTAGAGTTTGTGACTGATATGAGTGGGGACCCGTGTCAGTTTTTCTTAAATACTATTTGGGGGGGGAATCTACAGAATCAGATGGCTCTTAGTACAACTACTTTTAGTAGTCGATTTAGGTTTAACGGTAAGGAATGGGATGAAGAAACTGGTAACTTCTATTATGGGGCGAGGTATATGGATCCACATATCTCCATGTGGTTATCGGTTGACCCTAAAGCCTATGCCTTCCCTTCAGTTACGCCATATTCTGTCATGATGAACAATCCCATCAATATGATTGATCCGGGCGGGGACTCAACATATGTGTTTGGGGATCAAGCTCAGATGTTGGTTGATGACTTAAATAAGTCAAGTGATCTGACAATAACTCGGGATGAAAAATCAGGCCGACTATCAGCGTCAGGAGAGGCAGTGACTGATGCTGATAAGGAACTCTTAGCATCAATTAATTCAGATGATTGCAATACAATTATTTACGCCAATGATAAAGATGATATGCAGACAAATGGGAAGAATTATGCCATTGATGGTGGGGTATTTATGGGAGGATTTGATGAGGGTAAAAATGGGAAACCAACTTCAATCCAACTCGTTAATGTAACTCATACTCGAAATATTGAGTCTGCAGGAGGAAGATCGTCCGGTGTTTCCATAACCCATGAGCTCTTGGAAGCTTGGAGTGGAGTCCAAAGAGGTGATTTATTATTTTTAAAAGATGTCCTCGGCACCAATCGGCAAAAGGAATTCTTTGATAGATTATATACTCCTTCTCATAATCAAGCAATCGAATGGGATAAAGTTAGGTGGGAAGATTATGATAGTCCACAAACCTATAAGAGGGTGATAAAGGGTAAGACAATTGACGTAAGAACAGGGCGATGA